One part of the Musa acuminata AAA Group cultivar baxijiao chromosome BXJ1-5, Cavendish_Baxijiao_AAA, whole genome shotgun sequence genome encodes these proteins:
- the LOC135675036 gene encoding LOB domain-containing protein 4-like translates to MKEAGRQHGTASPCAACKLLRRRCAWDCVFAPHFPADEPQKFANVHRVFGASNVSKLLQEIAVQHRGDAVSSLVYEANARVRDPVYGCVGVISSLHCQVQALEAQLAMARAQMVRLRMLAHLDLGRSPTGTGSTTTGSSSMCPSPIYTPGQGDAGQTPMLSFSYER, encoded by the exons ATGAAAGAGGCAGGGAGACAGCACGGCACAGCTTCGCCCTGCGCGGCGTGCAAGCTCTTGAGGCGGCGCTGCGCATGGGATTGCGTCTTTGCCCCGCACTTCCCGGCCGACGAGCCGCAGAAGTTCGCCAATGTGCACAGGGTGTTCGGAGCTAGCAATGTCAGCAAGCTCTTGCAG GAGATTGCAGTGCAGCACCGAGGAGATGCCGTGAGCAGCCTGGTGTACGAGGCCAACGCCCGGGTTCGAGATCCAGTGTACGGGTGCGTGGGCGTCATCTCCTCCCTCCATTGCCAAGTCCAGGCTCTCGAGGCGCAACTCGCCATGGCTCGAGCCCAGATGGTCCGCTTGCGCATGCTCGCCCACCTCGATCTCGGCCGGAGCCCCACGGGCACAGGGAGCACCACCACAGGCTCCTCATCCATGTGCCCCTCGCCCATCTATACCCCCGGACAGGGTGATGCAGGACAAACACCGATGCTTTCCTTCTCATACGAAAGGTAG